ccccgcctcccgcacaccggaggcgggggacggggtggattttccccatccgccccatgcgcggggggggggctaccccgcaccgtatggtgcgggtagcacccctagatGAAACCCACACGAGCCTGAGGCATGCAGCCAGCCGCCCCAATGTGCATGGTGCACAAGAACTGTTGTTGGAAAATAAAGTGCAAAAGTCGCAGCACTTGGGGATCGAACCCGTGTGGTCTCCTTAGGAAGGAAGCAACATGAAAGTTGGACTAGGTCTAAACATTGTTATTTGGTAAAGGGATAATATACAGCCATTGGAATAGTtttcagaaaaatgaaaatttacaATCTTTGGCCATCTATAAATAGACCAATTGGCCTATGAATTTAACAAGGACATAAGGCAAATTTAAAAGTCTCTGTCtctcaaaaatatttcatttcttcaaaacttATCATTAAAATCTGTTCATTTTGTAAAGAACAGATCTTTAATCATTTGGTTAAATAGTAAAACATGAGGACATTCAATGTCTAATTTCATGTGTGTATAATGTAATTAGACAAATAAATTTGTTCTAGGTTTTATTGTATCTTAGTGATAAATTCGCTTGTATCCCGTATGTATACCATTATTGGTAGGGATgaatattgtttaaaaaaaaaacgacaTTGTAACATACCTTGAAACAAACGTTTCTCTCACTATTTTCTATTTTGCAGCCCCTTTGCACCAACACTAAATAGCTAGCACCAACACTAAATAGCCACCACTTTTACAAGATAATTTCCAAGAAACTCAAATCAACTTAGATTCTGCCACCTTTTATCTTTTTGGTACAAAAAATCTATACATGCTAACACTGCAGCACACAAAAGTGAGAAAACAGCCACTCCAATACAATAAATATCAATCATATGCTGACAAATCCGATTTCTTTGGCTTCCCAATTCCTAAAAGCATAAGCctccttttttaaattttttttttttttgaggacaAATGTATAAGCCTCCTAAAAGCATAAGCCAGTATTGGATCTAGCGTTGACAGCTTGATTTCATAAGTTGtattagaaagaaaagaagaaggcatCAACATGAGTGATTATGACCAAAAAAAAACTTAACATAGGATTATGCGTCGGACTGGCTGCATTGGTTTGCTGGTGGCGACGGCGGATGGTGGAAGCAAGAGGTACAAAAACATCGGGCAATAGAGGAAAAGGAAATACACTGTTTTAAATTATAGGTACAAATCCCATATGGTGATCctcagtttttatttatttaatgttgagATGTCATGTTCTCATTAGATGCTGTTAAAGGGCTAAAGCCAGCCTAACCGTTCCAAAGCAGTTATGtttatttaattacaaaattatacaAATTTCTACATTGTATCATATTAATGGATGAAAAAATCTTATTATAAGCGattctgtgtattaatatgcaCATTAATTTAAAGTGATTGGTCAAAcagttaaattttaataaaaattatactactttaaatatttaatatgaagGTAGCAGCATTAATACGTAGATTGGTATGTAAATTCgcttgtacgtaacaaaacttaatttttttacttataaatatcGAAACCACAAGTGGACCACCATTATAAGATTTACATATCACTTCTTAAGATCTATAAATTAGACATGTGATTGTTTGAACTTTGCACTTCCCAATTTTGTgcataaactttaaaattaataaataaatacttacaATGGGAAGCACATTCATTTCACATCAATAGTAAGaataataaacataaatgaTATTCTATTCTCAAGTCGGTTTGTAGAGCATATAATCTATATatcacttaaataataatatttgatttgtaatattcaaattttaaaatttattttttaaatcaaattatactaCGTAAGTAATGTGTAGTGTATAGACCTTAGGATATCAATACTCTATTACTTAAACTCTATAACTAAAAGTCTTAAAGCTAAAAGCTGTATTATCTACACTAATCTTATGCatgatttggatagtgaaaccATCTTAActaatcttatttaattattacaattttttcaaaattttaaataaaatacaataaataattcaaaattttgaaatattaaaaaaaaacaactttaatctcatcttaattTAGCGAGTTGACTATCCAAATCGACTCTCAAAGGtgcagtttggatagtgagatgagatgattttagatgaaagttaaaaattaaataaaatattattttttaatattattattattttaaaatttgaaaaagttaaattatttattatattttacgagagaatttgaaaaaattgtaacgataagatcagataaaatgaaatatttttactatccaAATGTGTATTAGACTGTATTTGGATAATGAGGTAATCTCAATATTCTATAAATATTAGTGAAaaggtaataaaaaataataataaaatattaaataatcctgaataatagtattaaaaaaaataaaataaaaaataataatagagtattcTTAAAACACCCAAATTAGCCTTAGGCTATATTTGGGTGTTGATACCTTAACACTTCTTAACAtacttcattactatttattacttttcacatacttttattattattcgttattttttattactatttaatatttttttattatttctttattactattcacagcaTAATCATCCCGTTAATAAACCGAAGGACAAATTCGTCTACAAGGTGATGGACATATTTAAGGGCTGAGATGTGACTTACAAAAGACGCGATTAGAGGGCGCAATGTTCAGCCCACACGTTTACGTAGGGGCTAAGGAACAGCGCCATTGCAATAGAAAGCGAGGATGCTCCATTCTCCCTCTTCGTTTCTCAGAAGCAGTTTAACTGTCccagtgagagagagaaagtgtgTGAACCAGCGATGGGCTCGTCTCTTACTGCGattcttctcctctctctctttctctccctcttcatCACAAGTGCCAGCCACGAGACCACCACTCTCAAAGGTATTGTTTTCTCTTATGATCTTTGCGTTCATTGAAATTGTTACGCCTCTGTTCGCTTGCTGAGTAAAAGCGTAAAGAAAAGAGGAactgaaaatttgtttttagattttttatggGTTTGGGATCCGAGAAATAAAAGTTGCTTCTTCGCTGGCTTAGTGGTTGTTCTAGCTTGGTTCAAGCATTTTTCTCTTAGGGTTTCTttgagtatttatttatttattggtatCTACTAGGCGTGCTTACATCGAAGTGAAAGCTTGTAGATATTGATATGGGTATTTGATGTAATAATACCCAAAGAAATGTAAGCTTTTGAATTAGTTGACAACTCGAATCCTACAGATTGCCAATTGTGTGAGTTTGATTTTGTTGGTTCTCGCAGATCCGTTTGAGGGTCGAGTAGTTGTTACAGATGGAATTGTTTTATGAGTGATTAGTGCTGTTTACTTGAGATACATGAAAAAGTTTTCCCACCGTTAAATTCTCATTGAAATAATCCGCTTCTCCGGAAACACAAATTCCGCCTTTTTAATGCATAGAAAAAACCCGCACCCGCACCCACAAACATGGGTCTTGGTATCTTGACTCATTTTGATATGGTATTCTGCTTCAAGGAATTTTGAAGAACTTGATTTATTCTTCTATTTCCGTTTTGTGGGTTTGTTTGTGTATTCGGTAAtgatttcatcattttaaaatcACAGGTGTTGATCTTGAAAACCCTGCTATAGTTGTTTTCCCATCCCCACTTTCTGGGTATTCAGCTTCCCATGGCTCTAAAGAAGCTTTATTGTGTGAACGTGTTCAAGTTTCTGGTCTCTCAAGATTGAGACTTGGGAGTTATGCCAGTTCTCTGCGGGTTACCTTGTCTCCATCTGTTGAAATCCCAGAGAGACTCCATAGCAAAATTCAGGTTTGTTTTCACGGGTAagtaaactctctctctctctctctctctctctctctctctcacacacacacacacacacacacataggcACGCACGCACATATCATGTAGAAAACTTTTAAATgcaatctttctttttaaatgttGTTCTAACTCCTAGAATATTCACAGAAACAACTCACGTGGCTTATGTCAGTGTGAAGATGACGAGTGGAAGTATTTTAAGGGGTTATGGAGCTCAGTCATGTCACCTTATGATGATAGATATATTGATGTCAAGTTCCTTGGTGAAGTATCTGGTTCTGTCACGGTTGCTGTTGAAGAAGGTCTGCCTTCACCTCTTTGCCCTTTGTGCTGTATTGAAACCCCTAAccattttcaatatgtttatttTGATATTCATCTTACTTTTTATGGTTTCTGTACAGATTTTCAGCAATGGCGCCTTGCATGTCTTGCACTGGGATTCGTTTTACTACTCTTGGCTCCAATTGTCAGCAATTGGGTTCCTTTTTACTATAGCAGTTCCATGCTGATTGGCATTTTTCTTGTCATTATAATCATACTTTTTCAGGTAtttgattatttaatatttttttctattggaACATTGGGAATGCTTGCAATATATGAtctgttttcttcaattttttgagATGGTGTTAGACTTCATACTTTGGTAGTGtcggaattattattttttattagaaaatcaAACGGTAAAAAACTCCTATGCTGTTACTGAAAGTGAAGCTTTATAGATTGAGACAAGGAGGGGTTTAAGAAATTTTGCAAATGGCAGGTCAATTATTCAATGCTTGATCtccataaaaaggaaaaaagtattTACAATTTTGACAAATTTTCGATGATCCTATGCTTTGAAATTCTCCTTGTGTAGATCAAGCAGGTTGCTTGCGAAATAATTTACAATGAACTATTttatgtccttttttttttttatccctatCGTTCCATTATTATAGATGGGTAGGTCAGTGTTGGTGAAAGCATTAGGCATACTTAAGCACAAACAGAGTCTAGAGCTTAGGAAAAGTGCTAGTGCCCATTTGATTGAAGCAAAGCGCACGTTTTTGGAAATGATGTATAATAACATAATCAatgaaatacaataaaaaaattataaaagcaaATATATTTAGTCTAATAACTCAATTTATTAGAGTATTATGCAACATGACAATTAAGAAATGAACAAATTacataagatttaaatataatgttttatatatttctcttgTTTACTAAATATACACATTTATGATATTTGATAGCTGTAATCAAATTGAAGTGCATGGTTGATTAAAATCTGCTAAAAGGCATGGCCAAAAGAGGTAAAAATATTGTAGGTATTGTCTTAAATGCTAACACATAAGCATTCAAATATCAATCATCTAGAAAGTGAACTTGGACTATTATATTAGGTTTAAAGCCTATCCATCATATATGACATCATGTTCTACCATAATATGTTGACTTTTTGATGACGAGGAATCACAGAGACTTGCAAGCACAACATATCTTTTTACCCGGTTAAACTTCAGACTCGTGTAATGTGTCCCCATCACATGAATCAGGTATATCATCAGTTTTTCACTGATGGGAtatggcccctagaaattgtttgcacccaaaggTTGAAACTTGAGACCTACAGGGGGTATACCGCTTGAGCCAACCCCTGGGGGTTCATAGTATGTTAATGGTCTTCAATATGAACTAAATCTTTGAGAATACTTGTTTTCTAGGTCTtgaattgatattttattttattttcaaagatattacAAAAGTGTTCTTTTATTTATGTGCTTTAAGCTCACACAAAAAGCCCTGAAATGCGCTTTTTTTCAACACTAGTAGGTGCAATTGTACACTAAGAATGAACCATTCAGCAGTCTATTCAATATATGGAGGAGTTAGTACATACCAAGCCTATATGAGGTTGTGCTTAGAACAGTAGAGCTTGTATGATCACTTGATCAAACTTGAGCTCTATGGgttgagaattaaaaatgattcAAGCTTGGGGATGCACTTTATATCTATAGCAGTACAAACCCAAATCAGAAACTAAAATCCAAAATCCAAAATGCAAGATAAATCCCCCCACCTGACCACACAAAGGTGGGAGACATTGGCACTACCATGCGGCAGTAAACTCATGCTTACTGAGAGAAGATATCATGAGAATTGCAAGATTTCTGTTTGGCTAAAATATGGATCATGCATGACTATTTGATATGAACAAGGATTTATGCATTTTGTTGGTATGCTTTGTATGCACTATAGTAAGTGCTATTGATAATTAGGGCAGTGTGCAATCTGCTTACACCTGGAATGATTATCGGTGACCTTCACTTAAGTTAATAAATTCATTGTAGAGCCAGCTTTACCGGTAAATAAGGAGTGAATGGTTGTAACCTATGTGTATGTAACAATGTAAAACATAGAGAGAACACAAACAAGAGGGAAAAACCATTTGTCCAAAATTGTGTTTGTTCATTACTGTTCCACTATATATACTACACATACCATTATCGATTATACCCTCTTGAGTTATACTTACTACTGTAATGCCTCTAATAATACTCAAGTGGTAAGGACCCTAAGGACCCTAGTCTTGGGAGTATGCTTCCCGAGGTATAAGGTTTGAACTCTTGGGTGTAAACAATTTGTAGGGGCCAAGTCCCATGAAAAGTCAATGATTCACCTAATATGTGTATGTGGGCACGTTACACTGGTCTGGGGTTTAATCATGTACAATTCATTCTGTGTCTACATGGTCTCTGAAGTACCTTGTCATAAAATAATGTGTATACTCTTTTTGTTATGTTTATAGCTTGCAAGTgtgtaattaattttctttcataaatgATGTAGGGAATGAAGTTATTGCCAACTGGTAGGAAAAATGTTCTTTATCTAACCATGTATGGATCAGTGGTAAGTCTGCTTTGCTTTGCTTGGAATTCAGCATGTTTGATTTTTAATATGGAATGTGTATTGATCTCACTATCCACTTTGGCAGCTTGGAGCTGGATCTTTCCTCATTCATCACCTTTCAATGCTTGTAAATTCAGTTCTTATCAATTTTGGACTCAATGAAGAGATGCACAATCCAGTAAGTTCCTTTCTTTTATGTTCAGGTCTTTGAAGGTAAGATCCttgaatacttttttttttctttgagaaaagtaagaagtatattaataaaagaataggcaaaagccacgTTCAGATCCTTGAATACTATATCCGTAAGGTAGATGACTAGGTTAATTCTAGCTAGTTGGCTGCCCAAAGGGAATTAATGGACCATTTTTTCTTTGGGCTTAGATGCTCCTGCATTATGATGTTAATAACTGTATCTTTTAAAGCCAAGGCAAGAAGATTCGTTCAAGGAAATTTCATGAGAGAGAATAATCACATCAGTTTGGTCTACTTCAGTGCAAATCCTCTCTCTTAATTACTTTTACATTGAATAAAGGGAAGACACTAATTCTCCAGTTATGTGCATGTGATTCTTGCTCTATGATAACGTGTTGATATATGTCTGTCATGTTTTGTTGCCAGGTTAGGGATGTCCCAGCTCAAAATAAATGCGTTCACAAACATTGTTACTTACCTAGGTTACTTCTATGCAGGTCTTTATATTTGTGCTGGTGGGAATTATCCTCGCTGGTGCTGCTTTAGGGTACTGGATTGTGAGGAAATATGTAGTCTCAAAAGACGGAAGGGTGGATGTTGGTATTGTCCAATTTGTTAAATGGGCAATGAGCATCACTGGAACCACTGCTATTATACAGGTGTCCTCTAATCTTCATGTTGGTTGCATACTTGACATTGAACTTAGTATTCACATGCTTAATATTGCTGGACTGATTAATGTATGTGAATACCACTGCATTATTTGATGTATAAATATTCTCTATTTAACATCTATTCTCAAAACATGAAAAGTAAATATGGCAAGTATGTATTACAATTTACACTCCATCTATACAATTATACTTGTGTGGTCAGGAATCAACAAGTACGTTTGGAATATGAATTTTGCAATTTACAGTGACTTctgtgatttatatatatatatatacttctgTGAAATTTCTGATGTGATTGGTATTATTATGTTCCCTCATTTTTTGTTATTCTAAAATTTCTATTCTTGTTTCAATTTTATGCTTTTATATTCTATGTCAGGGAACTCTTGATACTCCTTTAGCACTGGCGACCGTGGTTTGTTGTTGGGCTTTCCGCTATTTTATCTTTTCACTGAAGCGGCTTCCTGCACTGTAAGTTCCATACAAGATCCAATTTTAGCTTGTTCACATTTATGAAGTGAAAGCTAACTAGAAGTACTTGTGTTCTGAGCATAATCTCTCTTGAACCCTTAATTGTAACATCCCGTCCCCCTAGGTTTGAAAATAACTTCATTTTTAGAAATCTAGAGGACCCGGAATGCTACTAACCTTAAAATCATTTACGTAGAAGGCTGATATAAAAGATttcataacataaaataaaacctacttcattgaaatttaaaagaaagtCTGGAAGCACTTATTGGAAATCATTCAAGTCTCATGAGCTTGACAAAAGTAATTTATTAAAGCTGAAAACCGTAAAACTGAGCATATCATAAACTGTCTAGGCCTCTGCCCCACCTCCTTGGGCCAAGTCCCGTCCTGCAGCAACATTCTTAAATTGGGAATAACCTAGGGTCGTTAAAACATTTAGAACATACCAAACAATGAGTTGAATACCCAATAAACAATACATCatgcattaaaaataatataaacattgGATTTTCTTGAAAAACGTGCATACTTAATACTGTAACATTTACCATGCACAACTCATTAAACTTGTCTTTCCTTTCTCTAATGGCCAGCACACCTTAACACCCCCCGTGTGCTGGGTTGCACTGATTCCACTGTCTGTGACCACAATGGGATCTGCTTAATTTATCATAGGCAGACCACGTTTAGGTCcgtggcttgcacatccacccataattgcattggtaccatgcatctcTTATGGTTTTTTTTAAAGCTTCTTTCATAACTTGTCTTTTATCTTTTTACCACGATGCATGTAAAACGCATAATAACATAGCTCATTGTAGTCATAATTGAAACAtatcatgatgcatgtaaaACACATAATATAATTGAAACTCACTTTCATCATATCATAACTTGGAACCTAAAAAGGGGCTTTCAATAAAGGGCCATGCATACATTATACTTTAAAAACATTGTTTACCATCTATGTAAGggtatgatcatgctacttacATAATTTAGAAAACGGGCATGATAATGAAGGGCGTGATGATATTACTTACCTTGCAACTCTGGAACCAATGCCAAACtcttttttgatttttaaaagtttgagtCTGATCCCCTTTGAACAATCAGCCATCCCATTAGGGTTTAGTTAGGCCAAGAAACCCGTCAAACCTGCTCCACTGTTGTTCTTAATTGTACATTTGTGGCTCAAACAGACATTGATCGGTGGTGATCATGACCATTGGTTACAGATTTTATCCAAAtgtttaaataatgaaaatatcaatttttagcttttggagatacaaaaacatatattaggATATCTTTGGGAACTGTTGAATGTTTCTGCATTATGTAGCGGCCTCTTTAGCCATTTGTATTCACTGCTCATACACTCCAGACTTGtccatttattttgttatttacttTCGAAGTTTCCCAGTAatgcgatttttttttttttttaaattttttatctcttgtAGGCATCAATCATTTTCTGTGAACAGGAATCCGTTGCTGAAGCAAGAGAGAAAGATAACAGGGAAGCACAACCGTGCCGAATTTCTTAGCAGGTCAGGCTCAGCAGGGAAGATGCGGCATAGTCCAAAGAATCAATCTGCTTGGTCCAACTCTCCAGTGGGAGGTATGTCTCGTTTTGTTGTTTTCATGTTTATTGCACAGCAGATAGAGATACGGTATATTTGTCCAATTTAGTAGAAGCTATTTCTTGTTAGAACTTAGAAACAATTGCATGACCATATGCCATCTCTGTTTTGGTCATTAGGTAACTTTTATGAGGTTAAAACACATTTTCAGTCCTTGTATTTGCAAATAGATTTCAATTAGGTCCTTGAAGTGATTTGTCAATAATTTTAATCTAGTATTATataagagtaatgctaaatacaaTCTTATGGTGTGCAGGTCCCATgcactctctttaaaaaaaaattggggaccatcgttaaaaaaatgattttttcatgTGGTTCGCAGATTTgaacaattttttcaaagaaagtgGCGAGGTTTGCACACCCTaagactgcaaatattatttctcattataTAATGTCACCGTACCTTAGTTGTCACTGTACCTTAGTTGTCACTGTACCTTAGTTGTTTTAACATAAATTGCTGATACCGCATGAAATGTGATAAATTAATTGCTGACAATGGCAAATGCCAATACATGTACTCTCTCAATTTTCAAAGCTATATAGGACTTTACATCcaagaaaacaaatttcatttatatttacaaaaattccaTGTTGACTTATAGAGGAAAGGAAATAGGGGAGGGTGATTTCTTTCGAGTTGAATTAATGCCCATCTGCATAAGGACGATATTGAAATATTAGTATAAATCACGAAACCTAATTGACAATTAGGATTTTGGGGTGTAATTAACAAACTTAGACTTCTTTCCCTATTATTAAAGTGGCTCCCCCTAGCAAGTTGGAGTACATACTCGGTAAGAGTAGCATTTTTTGGTCCCCATGGCAAGCTTACAGCAGAGTTCTGCTATTTCTGAAAGAAGTGTGGAACGCTTTGGCTCAAGCAAAGTGAGAAACAAGTGGATGGCTGTGCCTATGCATTTTTTAATTAGTACAATCTTCAATTACTTAGGGTGAAGGGAGAAACGagtataaattttgtttttttttttttcttaggttTCTTTAAGGAGAGATGGTAATTGAAACGTTCCTTGTTCCTTTAGGTCTTCCCTGCTTTTCTCATCAAGTCCTTTCAATGAAGTGATTTTATGTAGTAGCTAAGCGATCTgttcatttattttcataaatatttttggcATTTCATTAACCTTCTTTGACCTGCCATTGGTTGTGAATCCTCCATTGTGATGCACTTTGGTATATTTAATTGTTGCAGGTGTAATATCACCATCTTCTGGTACAAAGAATCAGCAAGAATACTATTCAACCTTCCACAACATGCGGAACCGAAAAAAGTTTACAGAGAAAGAGTGGGATGATTTCACACGGGAATCAACCCGCCAGGCTATTGCTGAATGGGCTGCATCTCCCGAATTCACTGATTGGATGATCGAGAATGCTGACCGAGTACAACTCCTTCCAAGTGAGAGTTCAGATGAAACCATGGGGAGTGAATCAGATTCCACTGATGAGAATCTCACAGGGCGTCGGAGGCAGTTTAGGTTGACCAGCGGGTAGAGGATCATACCGATCATGAATGCCTTTTGCATGTAGCGTAGAATGTCTAACTGGCAGGTGACCGGATAGAAGGATTGACCAATAGGTTATACTCCACCGAGTAACAAACGGGATAGATAGATTCTGGGTTCAGATTTAGCAACGGTGGTTTAGTGTGTGAAGTCATTCATCAGCATGGGAAAGCCTGACAAAAAGTCTGCAAGAACTAGTTAACCGTGGAACAGTTCCCGGTATCGAAATTCTTCTTGATACCTATGATCCTTGTTGCTTCCAGCATCTGCTTGTGATGTGTAACACAATGAGACGGCCCCAAGTACGTTTTTGTACTATTTGTGTAATGAGGTTTCGTACAAGTGTTATGCGATGTTTTCCATT
This sequence is a window from Carya illinoinensis cultivar Pawnee chromosome 9, C.illinoinensisPawnee_v1, whole genome shotgun sequence. Protein-coding genes within it:
- the LOC122276456 gene encoding uncharacterized protein LOC122276456 isoform X2 gives rise to the protein MGSSLTAILLLSLFLSLFITSASHETTTLKGVDLENPAIVVFPSPLSGYSASHGSKEALLCERVQVSGLSRLRLGSYASSLRVTLSPSVEIPERLHSKIQVCFHGNNSRGLCQCEDDEWKYFKGLWSSVMSPYDDRYIDVKFLGEVSGSVTVAVEEDFQQWRLACLALGFVLLLLAPIVSNWVPFYYSSSMLIGIFLVIIIILFQGMKLLPTGRKNVLYLTMYGSVLGAGSFLIHHLSMLVNSVLINFGLNEEMHNPVFIFVLVGIILAGAALGYWIVRKYVVSKDGRVDVGIVQFVKWAMSITGTTAIIQGTLDTPLALATVVCCWAFRYFIFSLKRLPALNPLLKQERKITGKHNRAEFLSRSGSAGKMRHSPKNQSAWSNSPVGGVISPSSGTKNQQEYYSTFHNMRNRKKFTEKEWDDFTRESTRQAIAEWAASPEFTDWMIENADRVQLLPSESSDETMGSESDSTDENLTGRRRQFRLTSG
- the LOC122276456 gene encoding uncharacterized protein LOC122276456 isoform X1; this encodes MGSSLTAILLLSLFLSLFITSASHETTTLKGVDLENPAIVVFPSPLSGYSASHGSKEALLCERVQVSGLSRLRLGSYASSLRVTLSPSVEIPERLHSKIQVCFHGNNSRGLCQCEDDEWKYFKGLWSSVMSPYDDRYIDVKFLGEVSGSVTVAVEEDFQQWRLACLALGFVLLLLAPIVSNWVPFYYSSSMLIGIFLVIIIILFQGMKLLPTGRKNVLYLTMYGSVLGAGSFLIHHLSMLVNSVLINFGLNEEMHNPVFIFVLVGIILAGAALGYWIVRKYVVSKDGRVDVGIVQFVKWAMSITGTTAIIQGTLDTPLALATVVCCWAFRYFIFSLKRLPALHQSFSVNRNPLLKQERKITGKHNRAEFLSRSGSAGKMRHSPKNQSAWSNSPVGGVISPSSGTKNQQEYYSTFHNMRNRKKFTEKEWDDFTRESTRQAIAEWAASPEFTDWMIENADRVQLLPSESSDETMGSESDSTDENLTGRRRQFRLTSG